In a genomic window of Streptomyces pristinaespiralis:
- a CDS encoding helix-turn-helix domain-containing protein: MDEHPDGLTIGQLAHRTGLPVRTLRFWSDKGAVPPAARSASGYRLYDAASVARVELVRTLRELGLGLDDVCRVLGGHTTVADIATAHVAALDAQIRSLKVSRAVLSTVAKRGSTAEETALMNRLARLSAAERKHIIDEFKEEVFGGLDADPRLHDRMRTFTIELPDDPTPDQVDAWIELAELVRDPGFRARMRTMLELSTPLPGQGPPPGASIWWARHIVQTVAEVRKRGIAPDEPAAAEVLSKLFGDSDRAAVLLCLEAGVEAGMERYRRLVARVRGQYSSPDASEELKWLTQALLAAQHA, translated from the coding sequence ATGGACGAACACCCCGACGGACTCACCATCGGTCAGCTCGCACATCGCACCGGACTTCCCGTGCGCACTCTGCGTTTCTGGTCGGACAAGGGAGCAGTGCCGCCCGCAGCCCGCTCCGCGAGCGGCTACCGGCTGTACGACGCCGCATCCGTGGCACGCGTCGAGCTGGTCCGCACCCTGCGGGAACTCGGCCTCGGCCTCGACGACGTGTGCCGGGTCCTGGGTGGTCACACCACGGTTGCCGATATCGCCACCGCGCACGTGGCCGCGCTCGATGCGCAGATCCGCTCCCTCAAGGTGAGCCGGGCCGTCCTGTCCACCGTAGCGAAACGTGGTTCGACCGCTGAGGAGACAGCACTGATGAACCGGTTGGCGCGGCTTTCCGCCGCCGAACGCAAGCACATCATCGACGAGTTCAAGGAGGAGGTGTTCGGCGGGCTCGACGCCGACCCGCGGCTGCACGATCGTATGCGCACCTTCACCATCGAACTGCCCGACGATCCCACACCCGACCAGGTCGACGCCTGGATCGAACTGGCCGAGTTGGTACGGGACCCCGGTTTCCGCGCCCGCATGCGCACCATGCTCGAGCTGAGCACCCCCCTCCCGGGGCAGGGCCCTCCCCCCGGAGCGTCCATCTGGTGGGCCAGGCACATCGTTCAGACGGTCGCTGAGGTCAGGAAGCGCGGGATCGCCCCCGACGAACCGGCAGCGGCCGAGGTCCTGTCCAAGCTGTTCGGCGACTCGGACCGCGCCGCCGTGCTGCTGTGCCTGGAGGCAGGAGTCGAGGCAGGTATGGAGCGCTACCGCAGGCTCGTCGCCCGCGTGCGCGGACAGTACTCGTCCCCCGACGCGAGCGAAGAACTGAAGTGGCTCACGCAAGCCCTTCTCGCCGCACAGCATGCCTGA
- a CDS encoding AfsR/SARP family transcriptional regulator, with amino-acid sequence MDIDVLGELAVRENGVSVTPTAPKPRQVLALLALHADRVVPVASLTEELWGQRPPRSARTTLQTYVLQLRELISAALVHDTPPDTPPGTPPGTPPGTVAGGGHGTPRGGRRSAKDVLVTSPGGYLLNTSGGTSDVRTFELLAGQGYRAMDAGDFAGAARQLREALALWTGSALAGVQSGVLLEMHARRLEETRLCALDQRIEADLRLGRHRELLGELTVLVSRYRTHENLHGQFMLALHRSGRRSEALEVYQRLRAALVRELGLEPSAALRRLQRSILMAHPEPQLEPAPRTGERLSRAG; translated from the coding sequence GTGGACATCGATGTGCTGGGGGAGCTGGCCGTCAGGGAGAACGGGGTCTCGGTGACCCCCACGGCGCCCAAACCGCGCCAGGTGCTGGCCCTGCTGGCGCTGCACGCCGACCGGGTGGTGCCGGTGGCGTCGCTGACCGAGGAGCTGTGGGGGCAGCGGCCGCCGCGCAGCGCGCGCACCACGCTGCAGACCTACGTCCTGCAGCTGCGGGAGCTGATCTCGGCGGCCCTGGTCCACGACACCCCGCCGGACACCCCGCCCGGCACGCCGCCCGGCACGCCGCCGGGCACCGTGGCGGGGGGCGGGCACGGCACGCCGCGGGGCGGGCGGCGCAGCGCCAAGGACGTGCTGGTGACCTCGCCGGGCGGCTATCTGCTGAACACCTCCGGCGGCACCAGCGACGTGCGCACCTTCGAGCTGCTGGCCGGGCAGGGATACCGGGCGATGGACGCCGGGGACTTCGCCGGCGCCGCCCGCCAGCTGCGGGAGGCACTGGCGCTGTGGACCGGCTCCGCGCTGGCCGGGGTGCAGAGCGGGGTCCTGCTGGAGATGCACGCACGGCGCCTGGAGGAGACCCGGCTGTGCGCGCTGGACCAGCGCATCGAGGCCGACCTGCGCCTGGGCCGCCACCGCGAGCTGCTGGGCGAACTGACCGTCCTGGTCAGCCGCTACCGCACCCACGAGAACCTGCACGGCCAGTTCATGCTCGCCCTGCACCGCTCCGGCCGCCGCAGCGAGGCACTGGAGGTCTACCAGCGGCTGCGCGCCGCCCTCGTGCGCGAGCTGGGCCTGGAACCCTCGGCCGCCCTGCGCCGCCTGCAGCGCTCGATCCTGATGGCCCACCCCGAACCACAGCTCGAGCCCGCCCCCCGCACCGGCGAGCGGCTGAGCCGGGCCGGCTGA
- a CDS encoding FUSC family protein, translating to MAERRSAQRRTQAVRRAVRVTLAASAGFYPLVYGLHQPEMALYALFAPVALGVLSPVPGSGRQRAAVILGSLPAGLCLVTLGTALAGSTAAATAGMVAVGFALCFAAVAGPRVGGAAPGLQLFYILACFPPYAPETLWQRLAGLTLGAVLLAFCERLVLPAAPSPSYRSRLADAEATAAAASAAAAHGPAPPDTAAALRASSPGLRPSRLPPAERPAGPWRTDRALAQAGAATRRLLEQLARLTETPAPTSPRSSATPSHDTAPSPASDPSSAGLLRLVASVCAATAASLRSGCPAGDPDALHHAMRDFQDTRIRRSAARKAPDLSELRHQAAVLAVAGSADIARTAVMVAVSGRRTPPIEPRELFWYADAPALRLWFRRLAGNTTLGSVMFQNAARTAIGLGAARLVAGSLDLTHGFWVLLAVLTLGRTTAGETWTAVRSALAGTLVGALAAGVLLYGVGHEPHAYAGLLAPAMLAAFSLGPLLGVAWAQGLFTLVVATAFAQLAPASWQLAEARIVDVLAGSVIGLACGLLAWPAGARREVRRSMAALLRATAPLAPATVGAVLSDRPATVPRAATWHSLHRLRLAEAAYAQSRSEPDDDPARTPTDWHSVLLTAQHVLIGAHQLPRYDRSGTGIPPAAADWARANADRLADATRQAADRCEGRATRPLSGPAGVRLPVCGPALPVLVDLEQWLDCLAEDLRRIHPRERQCVRAARA from the coding sequence ATGGCCGAGCGGCGGTCCGCCCAGCGGCGTACGCAGGCGGTGCGCCGGGCCGTACGGGTCACTCTCGCGGCATCCGCGGGCTTCTACCCCCTCGTGTACGGCCTCCACCAGCCGGAGATGGCGCTCTACGCCCTGTTCGCCCCGGTGGCACTGGGCGTCCTGTCCCCCGTCCCCGGGTCGGGCAGGCAGCGGGCCGCCGTCATTCTGGGGTCGCTCCCCGCCGGTCTGTGCCTCGTCACGCTGGGGACCGCGCTCGCCGGGAGCACCGCGGCCGCGACGGCCGGAATGGTGGCCGTCGGCTTCGCCCTCTGCTTCGCGGCGGTCGCGGGGCCGCGGGTCGGCGGGGCAGCTCCAGGGCTCCAACTGTTCTACATCCTGGCGTGCTTTCCCCCGTACGCCCCCGAAACGCTCTGGCAGCGGCTGGCCGGGCTGACGCTCGGTGCGGTGCTGCTGGCGTTCTGCGAACGCCTGGTGCTGCCCGCCGCTCCGAGCCCTTCCTACCGGTCACGACTCGCCGACGCCGAGGCCACAGCCGCCGCCGCGTCCGCGGCGGCGGCACACGGTCCAGCGCCACCGGACACGGCTGCCGCCCTGCGCGCGTCGAGTCCGGGACTGCGCCCCTCCCGCCTGCCGCCCGCGGAACGCCCCGCCGGGCCGTGGCGCACCGACCGCGCCCTCGCCCAGGCGGGCGCGGCGACCCGGCGGCTGCTGGAACAACTGGCCCGCCTGACCGAGACCCCCGCCCCGACCAGCCCCCGTTCCAGCGCCACTCCCTCTCATGACACCGCCCCCTCCCCCGCCTCCGATCCGTCGTCGGCGGGTCTGCTGCGTCTGGTCGCATCCGTCTGCGCCGCCACTGCCGCGTCGCTGCGCTCGGGATGTCCTGCCGGCGATCCGGATGCGCTGCACCACGCCATGCGGGACTTCCAGGACACGCGGATACGCCGCTCGGCGGCGCGGAAGGCTCCCGACCTGTCGGAGCTGCGCCACCAGGCCGCGGTGCTCGCCGTCGCCGGGTCGGCGGACATCGCCCGGACCGCCGTCATGGTTGCCGTCAGCGGTCGGCGCACGCCCCCGATCGAGCCCCGCGAACTGTTCTGGTACGCCGACGCCCCCGCCCTCCGGCTGTGGTTCCGGCGGCTGGCCGGCAACACGACGCTCGGGTCCGTCATGTTCCAGAACGCCGCCCGTACGGCGATCGGCCTCGGCGCGGCCCGGCTGGTCGCCGGTTCGCTGGACCTGACGCACGGTTTCTGGGTGCTGCTCGCCGTACTGACCCTGGGCCGCACCACCGCGGGCGAGACCTGGACCGCCGTGCGATCCGCGCTGGCAGGCACCCTCGTCGGGGCGCTCGCCGCCGGCGTGCTGCTGTACGGGGTGGGTCACGAACCGCACGCCTACGCGGGCCTCCTCGCGCCCGCGATGCTCGCCGCGTTCTCCCTCGGGCCCCTCCTGGGCGTGGCCTGGGCCCAGGGACTGTTCACCCTCGTGGTGGCCACGGCATTCGCCCAACTCGCGCCCGCCTCCTGGCAGCTCGCGGAGGCGAGAATCGTGGACGTGCTGGCGGGCAGCGTCATCGGGCTGGCGTGCGGACTGCTCGCCTGGCCGGCGGGCGCCCGGCGCGAAGTGCGCCGGAGCATGGCCGCTCTGCTGCGGGCCACCGCTCCTCTCGCCCCGGCCACGGTCGGCGCCGTGCTGTCCGACCGGCCGGCCACCGTGCCCAGGGCAGCCACGTGGCACAGCCTGCACCGCCTGCGTCTTGCCGAGGCCGCGTACGCGCAGTCCCGGAGTGAACCGGATGACGACCCTGCCCGCACCCCGACGGACTGGCACTCGGTCCTCCTCACCGCTCAGCACGTCCTGATCGGCGCGCACCAACTCCCCCGTTACGACCGCTCGGGCACCGGCATCCCGCCTGCTGCCGCCGACTGGGCACGTGCGAACGCCGACCGCCTGGCCGATGCCACCCGGCAGGCCGCCGACCGGTGCGAGGGCCGCGCGACGCGGCCCCTCAGCGGCCCGGCCGGTGTGCGGCTACCGGTCTGCGGCCCCGCGCTGCCCGTCCTCGTCGACCTCGAGCAGTGGCTGGACTGCCTCGCGGAGGACCTGCGACGGATCCACCCACGTGAGCGGCAGTGCGTGAGAGCCGCCCGTGCGTAA
- a CDS encoding ScbR family autoregulator-binding transcription factor, whose amino-acid sequence MQARSERTRRRLVLAGAQMFDRYGYASATLGQIAGAAGMTKGALYFHFASKEGLADAVQERGRQLLCDFVQQQWEAGAAPLQALIDLTHWLADALYQDPVVRAGLRITNERAGRHPAATDFHQTWITEVLRLLGQAAAAGDLREDAAGEGGQSLLTAAVCGIGVLAGTGLTPTELAHRVHALWQPLLPALVPPGHTPRYRTHPPTTTHTRPAHAA is encoded by the coding sequence ATGCAGGCCAGATCGGAGCGCACCCGCCGCAGGCTGGTCCTCGCGGGCGCCCAGATGTTCGACCGGTACGGCTACGCCAGTGCCACACTCGGCCAGATCGCCGGCGCCGCCGGCATGACCAAAGGCGCGCTGTACTTCCACTTCGCCTCCAAGGAAGGCCTGGCCGACGCCGTCCAGGAACGCGGCCGGCAACTGCTGTGCGACTTCGTCCAGCAGCAGTGGGAGGCTGGCGCCGCCCCCCTGCAGGCACTGATCGACCTCACCCACTGGCTGGCCGACGCCCTCTACCAGGACCCCGTCGTACGCGCCGGACTGCGCATCACCAACGAACGCGCCGGCCGCCACCCCGCCGCCACCGACTTCCACCAGACCTGGATCACCGAGGTCCTGCGGCTGCTCGGCCAGGCCGCCGCCGCCGGCGACCTGCGCGAGGACGCCGCGGGCGAAGGCGGCCAGAGCCTGCTGACCGCCGCCGTCTGCGGCATCGGCGTCCTGGCCGGCACCGGCCTGACCCCCACCGAACTCGCCCACCGCGTCCACGCCCTGTGGCAGCCCCTGCTGCCCGCCCTCGTCCCACCCGGCCACACCCCCCGCTACCGCACCCACCCACCCACCACCACCCACACCCGCCCCGCCCACGCCGCCTGA
- a CDS encoding class I SAM-dependent methyltransferase, translating to MAHSASPRENARRTADEQHYGEHVFRPQDEGEGDRIDLGALAYDATTTARLRELGVGPGWRCLDVGAGTGTVARALLREAGAAEVVAVDRDVRFLAAEPTPGLTALEADITSDGFAPGRFDLVHARFVLMHLPDPGRMIDRLAAMLAPGGLLVVSDAVDLTTRDSPENSFTSTMRAMWQGLHDTIGTDVTWVPNCPRMLGTAGLESVAAEIHVPPLVPGSPINRFWVETWRRARPAMTATRLVDEATIDDAVRCLDAPGFHGFSPGMLTAWGRRP from the coding sequence ATGGCACACAGCGCCTCTCCCCGGGAGAACGCGCGCCGGACAGCCGACGAGCAGCACTACGGCGAGCACGTGTTCCGTCCCCAGGACGAGGGCGAGGGCGACCGTATCGACCTCGGGGCCCTCGCCTACGACGCCACGACCACCGCCCGGCTGCGCGAGCTCGGGGTCGGCCCCGGCTGGCGCTGTCTGGACGTCGGTGCAGGTACCGGCACCGTGGCACGGGCGCTGCTGCGCGAGGCGGGCGCGGCGGAGGTGGTGGCCGTGGACCGCGACGTACGGTTCCTGGCCGCGGAACCCACTCCGGGCCTGACGGCACTCGAAGCGGACATCACCTCGGACGGCTTCGCACCGGGGCGCTTCGACCTCGTGCACGCCCGGTTCGTCCTCATGCACCTCCCGGATCCCGGCCGCATGATCGACCGGCTGGCGGCGATGCTCGCGCCCGGTGGTCTCCTGGTCGTCAGCGACGCGGTGGATCTGACAACGCGCGACTCCCCGGAGAACTCCTTCACCTCCACCATGCGGGCCATGTGGCAGGGGCTGCACGACACCATCGGCACCGACGTGACCTGGGTGCCGAACTGTCCTCGAATGCTCGGGACAGCGGGCCTGGAGTCCGTGGCGGCGGAGATCCACGTGCCGCCGCTCGTGCCCGGCAGCCCCATCAACAGGTTCTGGGTCGAGACCTGGCGACGGGCCCGTCCTGCGATGACTGCGACACGGCTCGTCGACGAGGCCACCATCGACGACGCCGTGCGCTGTCTCGACGCGCCCGGCTTCCACGGGTTCTCGCCCGGCATGCTCACCGCCTGGGGCCGCCGCCCGTAG
- a CDS encoding WapI family immunity protein, giving the protein MRLSDDSSSIDLRPLRYQFPKVTGDMYDDNWLVIGGSVTTPHGSWSFTDPCLLTDEAHQLTGWLRAVAAGRVAMTPPDADGELSPDITFTEPVLAFSLAAQGEAEGEDSTLIRVHLSLEAAPPCQQGDGGPDIYQNALALQLDTTALRHAAGQWELALAPFPTR; this is encoded by the coding sequence GTGCGATTGAGTGACGATTCCAGCAGCATCGACCTCCGCCCACTGCGCTACCAGTTCCCCAAAGTCACGGGCGACATGTACGACGACAACTGGCTCGTCATCGGCGGCTCTGTGACAACTCCCCACGGCAGCTGGTCCTTTACCGACCCCTGCCTCCTCACCGACGAAGCCCACCAGCTGACCGGATGGCTGCGCGCCGTCGCAGCGGGGAGAGTGGCCATGACCCCACCTGACGCCGACGGTGAGTTGTCCCCCGACATCACGTTCACCGAACCCGTCCTCGCCTTCAGCCTCGCCGCCCAGGGCGAGGCTGAAGGCGAGGACAGCACACTGATACGCGTCCATCTCTCCCTGGAAGCCGCACCACCATGTCAACAGGGCGACGGCGGACCGGACATCTACCAGAACGCCCTGGCACTACAACTCGACACCACAGCCCTGCGCCACGCAGCCGGTCAATGGGAACTCGCTCTGGCCCCCTTCCCCACCCGCTGA
- a CDS encoding ScbR family autoregulator-binding transcription factor produces MVKQERAARTRQALVRAAAEVFAREGFAPASLAVISARAGVSNGALHFHFENKNALARAVEQEAAERLGVIIAPGPVLPGGALQALVDATHVLMGALADDVVVRAGFDLSADPSRPGGPDLRGVWRGWVERMLHDAEREGHLAEGLSSRGAAPAVVAATVGFEVLGAADREWLSACKITGFWELMLPRLAPGLPIVPAGPHGTPTPQ; encoded by the coding sequence ATGGTCAAGCAGGAGCGTGCGGCCCGCACGCGGCAGGCGCTGGTGCGTGCCGCGGCCGAAGTGTTCGCGCGGGAGGGGTTCGCGCCCGCTTCGCTGGCCGTCATCAGTGCCCGGGCCGGGGTCAGCAACGGGGCGCTGCACTTCCACTTCGAGAACAAGAACGCGCTGGCGCGGGCGGTGGAGCAGGAGGCGGCCGAGCGGCTGGGTGTGATCATCGCGCCCGGTCCGGTGCTGCCGGGCGGGGCGCTGCAGGCGCTGGTGGACGCCACCCATGTGCTGATGGGCGCGCTGGCCGACGACGTGGTGGTGCGGGCCGGGTTCGACCTGAGCGCGGACCCGTCCCGGCCCGGCGGCCCGGACCTGCGCGGGGTGTGGCGGGGCTGGGTCGAGCGGATGCTGCACGACGCCGAGCGGGAGGGCCACCTGGCCGAGGGCCTGTCCTCGCGCGGTGCCGCGCCGGCCGTCGTCGCGGCCACCGTCGGCTTCGAGGTGCTGGGCGCCGCGGACCGCGAATGGCTGTCCGCATGCAAGATCACCGGCTTCTGGGAGTTGATGCTGCCCCGCCTCGCCCCCGGCCTGCCCATCGTCCCCGCCGGCCCGCACGGCACCCCCACCCCCCAATAG
- a CDS encoding cytochrome P450 family protein: protein MEIDTDVDVDVDVDVESGGESVGCPYALDVTGRDLAGEAAMLRERGPAARVMLPGGVRAWAVTGHEPLKRLLTDRRVSKDAGRHWPAFVEGRITPQWPLYHWVSAPTMLFAYGEEHTRLRRLVAGAFTARRSRELAPRIERITAALLDEMTPTAPTGADGGEGVVDLRTAFAKLLPMRVICELFGVEGPDRQALCAAIDTTLGTSVPADEMARAQDRVTELLAALVARRRAEPGPDLTSALIAARDGGERLSEQELISTLNLMIGAGQETTSNLISNAVAALLSRPAQLEHLRAGRADWPDVIAETLRTHNPAAYIPLRYAVEDIDLDGVLIRKGDVIIVSFAAAGLDPARHGKDADTFDLLRPHGESVAFGHGVHYCLGAPLARLEATIALSALFARFPGIRLARPVGDLQPLESFIISGYRTLPVHLGPPTTTPATP from the coding sequence ATGGAGATCGACACGGACGTGGATGTGGACGTGGATGTGGATGTGGAGTCGGGTGGGGAGTCGGTGGGGTGTCCGTACGCGCTCGATGTGACGGGGCGTGATCTGGCGGGAGAGGCGGCCATGCTGCGGGAGCGGGGGCCGGCCGCGCGGGTGATGCTGCCCGGCGGGGTGCGGGCGTGGGCGGTGACCGGACACGAGCCGCTCAAGCGGCTGTTGACGGACAGACGGGTCTCCAAGGACGCGGGCCGGCACTGGCCGGCGTTCGTCGAGGGGCGGATCACGCCGCAGTGGCCGCTGTACCACTGGGTGTCGGCCCCCACGATGCTGTTCGCCTACGGGGAGGAACACACCCGGCTGCGGCGGCTGGTGGCCGGGGCGTTCACCGCGCGCCGCAGCCGGGAACTGGCGCCGCGGATCGAACGGATCACCGCCGCCCTGCTGGACGAGATGACCCCCACCGCCCCCACCGGTGCCGATGGCGGTGAGGGGGTGGTGGATCTGCGGACGGCGTTCGCGAAACTGCTGCCGATGCGGGTGATCTGTGAACTGTTCGGTGTCGAAGGACCCGACCGGCAGGCCCTGTGCGCGGCGATCGACACCACTCTGGGCACCTCGGTACCGGCCGACGAGATGGCCCGGGCCCAGGACCGGGTGACCGAACTGCTGGCCGCGCTGGTCGCCCGCCGGCGCGCCGAGCCCGGCCCCGACCTGACCTCCGCGCTGATCGCCGCCCGCGACGGCGGGGAACGGCTGAGCGAACAGGAACTGATCTCGACCCTGAACCTGATGATCGGCGCCGGCCAGGAGACCACCAGCAACCTGATCAGCAACGCGGTCGCCGCCCTGCTCTCCCGGCCCGCCCAGCTCGAACACCTGCGCGCGGGCCGCGCCGACTGGCCCGACGTGATCGCCGAGACCCTGCGCACCCACAACCCCGCCGCCTACATCCCCCTGCGCTACGCCGTCGAGGACATCGACCTGGACGGCGTCCTCATCCGCAAGGGCGACGTGATCATCGTGTCCTTCGCCGCCGCGGGCCTGGACCCCGCCCGGCACGGCAAGGACGCCGACACCTTCGACCTGCTGCGCCCGCACGGCGAGAGCGTCGCCTTCGGCCACGGCGTCCACTACTGCCTGGGCGCCCCGCTGGCCCGCCTGGAAGCCACCATCGCCCTGTCCGCGCTCTTCGCCCGCTTCCCCGGCATACGCCTGGCCCGCCCGGTCGGCGACCTGCAGCCCCTCGAGTCGTTCATCATCAGCGGCTACCGCACCCTGCCCGTCCACCTCGGACCCCCCACCACCACACCGGCCACCCCCTGA
- a CDS encoding ScbR family autoregulator-binding transcription factor, whose product MARQERAVRTRRAILVAAAEVFDEVGYEAATISEILKRSGLTKGALYFHFASKEELAQGVLAEQVHALPDLPEGELMLQTAVDRALLLAHLLRRDTGDPIVRGSVRLTVEQGALRDGLDRRVPMQAWMEQTQDLFEQAQAAGEILPHVDLVGAAKTFVGAFTGVQVLSNIMTGRQDMTERVADLYRFLMTAIAVPGVLVRLDFSPGRGVLAYEEAVRRRDAAPQPAAH is encoded by the coding sequence ATGGCGCGGCAGGAGCGGGCCGTGAGGACGCGGCGGGCGATTTTGGTGGCGGCGGCCGAGGTGTTCGACGAGGTCGGTTACGAGGCGGCGACCATCTCCGAGATCCTCAAGCGGTCGGGTCTGACGAAGGGGGCGTTGTATTTCCACTTCGCCTCGAAGGAGGAGCTGGCGCAGGGGGTGCTGGCGGAGCAGGTCCACGCGTTGCCGGACCTGCCTGAGGGTGAGTTGATGCTGCAGACGGCGGTGGACCGGGCGCTTTTGCTGGCGCATCTGCTGCGCCGGGACACCGGGGACCCGATCGTGCGGGGCAGTGTGCGGCTGACGGTGGAGCAGGGGGCGCTGCGGGACGGGCTGGACCGTCGGGTGCCGATGCAGGCGTGGATGGAGCAGACGCAGGATCTGTTCGAGCAGGCGCAGGCGGCGGGGGAGATCCTGCCGCACGTGGATCTGGTGGGGGCGGCCAAGACGTTCGTGGGCGCGTTCACCGGGGTGCAGGTGCTGTCGAACATCATGACCGGCCGGCAGGACATGACCGAACGGGTCGCCGATCTGTACCGGTTCCTGATGACGGCGATCGCGGTGCCCGGGGTGCTGGTACGCCTGGACTTCTCTCCCGGCCGCGGTGTCCTTGCCTACGAAGAGGCCGTCCGCCGCCGCGACGCGGCCCCCCAGCCCGCCGCCCACTGA
- a CDS encoding acyl-CoA dehydrogenase family protein translates to MTLLTQPTTPATGQDTPTTPPATGAGTNAAPGTNAGTGTGTGSNGATRTGTGTATTGTGTGTTTVTTAGTTTVTTTTAAGGTLAVTSAGTLAVTAGGTLAAAGTLAAAGGGTVAAAGGGTGTATAAATATATATGTGAGVGRPVSPITPVTAPAPTTLFPPPPPAAARRTTGRPTGDDDTDQATTDAVTRELRHLLFDGDEQDTIHTPWRTLITHDAFLTHDDDLTPTQRTARSYQRLRLLNATAAGDPLALARDPRRLAALHEWTGIADSALGTLAGIHYNLFLGTLLDHDHPEHRDLTPYTTLRNTGTFLVTELAHGNDAAHLKTTAHHDPETGGFTLHTPTPGAAKFMPNTTTTGGPKTALVAARLITHDGTDRGIHLFLTPLHDENGLHPGIHITPLPPRHLPHPVDHAITTFTHVRLPPTALLQAPHNRLDPDGTHHTTHGNPQKRFLTTIDRVTLGKLCMSAAATGTARAALTIAVHYANHRHTTHHNTPTPLTTHRAHHAPLIDHLATTYALTLLHRHTLNHHTHHHHNHIHTTINHLHNTLHPHLTTLTNALNHPHQHTPTPPPTH, encoded by the coding sequence ATGACCCTGCTGACCCAGCCCACCACCCCCGCCACCGGGCAGGACACCCCCACCACCCCACCCGCCACCGGAGCCGGCACGAACGCTGCCCCCGGCACGAACGCGGGCACCGGCACCGGCACCGGCTCGAACGGGGCCACCCGAACGGGCACGGGAACAGCAACCACCGGCACGGGAACGGGCACCACCACGGTCACCACCGCAGGCACCACCACGGTCACCACCACGACCGCGGCGGGGGGCACTCTCGCGGTCACGTCAGCGGGCACTCTCGCGGTCACGGCCGGCGGCACTCTCGCGGCAGCGGGCACTCTTGCGGCAGCGGGCGGCGGCACTGTCGCGGCAGCGGGCGGCGGCACGGGAACGGCCACCGCGGCCGCAACAGCCACAGCCACGGCCACCGGGACGGGGGCGGGGGTGGGTAGACCGGTGTCGCCGATAACCCCCGTCACCGCCCCCGCACCCACCACCCTCTTCCCCCCGCCGCCGCCCGCCGCCGCCCGCCGCACCACCGGCCGGCCCACCGGCGACGACGACACCGACCAGGCCACCACCGACGCCGTCACCCGCGAACTGCGCCACCTGCTGTTCGACGGCGACGAACAGGACACCATCCACACCCCCTGGCGCACCCTGATCACCCACGACGCATTCCTCACCCACGACGACGACCTCACCCCCACCCAGCGCACCGCCCGCTCCTACCAGCGCCTGCGCCTGCTCAACGCCACCGCCGCCGGCGACCCCCTCGCCCTCGCCCGCGACCCCCGCCGCCTCGCCGCCCTCCACGAATGGACCGGCATCGCCGACAGCGCCCTGGGCACCCTCGCCGGCATCCACTACAACCTCTTCCTCGGCACCCTCCTCGACCACGACCACCCCGAACACCGCGACCTCACCCCCTACACCACCCTGCGCAACACCGGCACCTTCCTCGTCACCGAACTCGCCCACGGCAACGACGCCGCCCACCTGAAGACCACCGCCCACCACGACCCCGAAACCGGCGGCTTCACCCTCCACACCCCCACCCCCGGCGCCGCGAAATTCATGCCCAACACCACCACCACCGGAGGCCCCAAAACCGCCCTCGTCGCCGCCCGCCTCATCACCCACGACGGCACCGACCGCGGCATCCACCTCTTCCTCACCCCCCTCCACGACGAAAACGGCCTCCACCCCGGCATCCACATCACCCCCCTCCCACCCCGCCACCTCCCCCACCCCGTCGACCACGCCATCACCACCTTCACCCACGTCCGCCTCCCCCCCACCGCCCTCCTCCAGGCCCCCCACAACCGCCTCGACCCCGACGGCACCCACCACACCACCCACGGCAACCCCCAAAAACGTTTCCTCACCACCATCGACCGCGTCACCCTCGGCAAACTCTGCATGAGCGCCGCCGCCACCGGCACCGCCCGCGCCGCCCTCACCATCGCCGTCCACTACGCCAACCACCGCCACACCACCCACCACAACACCCCCACCCCCCTCACCACCCACCGCGCCCACCACGCCCCCCTCATCGACCACCTCGCCACCACCTACGCCCTCACCCTCCTGCACCGCCACACCCTCAACCACCACACCCACCACCACCACAACCACATCCACACCACCATCAACCACCTCCACAACACCCTCCACCCCCACCTCACCACCCTCACCAACGCCCTCAACCACCCCCACCAACACACCCCCACCCCACCCCCCACCCACTAA